A single region of the Lycium barbarum isolate Lr01 chromosome 2, ASM1917538v2, whole genome shotgun sequence genome encodes:
- the LOC132628472 gene encoding uncharacterized protein LOC132628472, producing the protein MKQDVKFFVQYPPSHAIRYASYMNPKVKKELKDKLTDRQFELFSETIFGKYLDMQHCEVQPQMFRCFMVRELKKSTPTAFVIDVNGFELTFQLFDFALITGLKCFGEEIVVNSKKNRLLDTYFGGSDKSVKKTELLECFKDQNWGVDDDADGDAVKIALLYFIHTYILSGEKNNVVIPRLHFDLVESGRYVDYTWGKEAFDDLVRSIHHKMDKTKQYYCLRGFLFAMQAWLYECCSNVSPNLAVKNGDRIPRMFNWKTIDGTPHFKDLMTRMFNEEDESEDRLTYTNIVPTISEIEELGLRPYLSGNSASTGQQQVADDYDDFSSTPPHASTTKQPQNKGVSQSPPHKKPRQMPMVPSPLKKTASPNTRVGSHPGGGRFTRRHGLASTGHASAVEKEPAPIPNPPTAVPVDVPSTSKSEDISGLREELNEFKYKVFAEFKDLHKAINENFSKVFEYMKVNQTTEKGADSAAPVQPADEYIQREAGGVGLQQFEVPDIGMDHRNESGETLKASTEELLEGGDNSGEQKESTEYIVEFPYDTVSVKSPVVSANSADIAEVLADISRTGWSSGPTHDKSAVLQEDRHIFETPPKVSENVIPLSQFLLPDELFPSQTPERRMVLHPSVARNRRPSKYQVSPFMENYESASGKYI; encoded by the exons ATGAAGCAG GATGTTAAATTCTTTGTACAATATCCGCCCAGTCATGCAATACGATATGCTTCTTACATGAACCCTAAAGTTAAAAAAGAATTGAAGGACAAGCTTACGGATAGACAGTTTGAACTCTTTTCCGAGACAATATTTGGGAAATACCTCGACATGCAGCATTGTGAAGTTCAACCACAGATGTTCAGGTGTTTTATGGTTAGAGAGCTGAAAAAAAGTACCCCTACTGCCTTTGTTATTGATGTTAATGGTTTCGAATTGACGTTCCAGCTTTTCGATTTTGCATTAATCACTGGGTTGAAGTGTTTCGGGGAAGAAATTGTCGTTAACTCTAAGAAAAACAGACTGTTGGATACATATTTTGGGGGTTCCGACAAAAGTGTGAAAAAGACTGAATTGCTTGAATGCTTTAAGGATCAGAATTGGGGCGTTGATGATGATGCAGACGGAGATGCTGTAAAGATTGCATTACTGTattttatccatacatacatcctATCCGGTGAGAAAAACAATGTAGTGATTCCAAGGCTCCATTTTGACTTGGTAGAGAGTGGGCGGTACGTAGACTATACATGGGGAAAGGAAGCGTTTGATGATTTGGTCAGAAGTATTCACCATAAAATGGATAAGACAAAACAGTATTATTGCCTTCGTGGTTTTCTGTTTGCTATGCAAGCATGGCTATACGAGTGCTGCTCCAACGTTTCCCCAAATTTGGCAGTAAAAAATGGAGATCGTATTCCTAGAATGTTCAACTGGAAAACTATAGACGGGACTCCACATTTTAAAGATCTCATGACTAGAATGTTCAATGAAGAAGACGAGTCAGAG GACCGTCTTACTTATACGAATATTGTGCCGACCATCAGTGAGATTGAGGAACTTGGATTGCGTCCATATCTCTCCGGTAATTCTGCATCGACAGGTCAACAACAGGTGGCGGATGACTATGATGATTTTAGTTCGACACCACCACATGCTTCTACAACCAAGCAGCCTCAAAATAAAGGTGTATCACAATCTCCACCTCACAAAAAGCCTAGACAGATGCCAATGGTACCATCGCCATTGAAGAAGACCGCATCTCCAAATACACGTGTTGGTAGTCATCCGGGTGGTGGAAGATTCACCAGACGTCATGGGTTGGCATCAACTGGGCATGCTTCAGCAGTGGAAAAGGAACCAGCTCCAATACCCAACCCCCCGACTGCTGTTCCTGTTGACGTCCCATCCACCAGCAAGTCCGAGGATATCTCTGGTCTGAGGGAGGAACTcaatgagtttaagtataaa GTTTTCGCCGAATTCAAGGATCTTCACAAAGCCATCAACGAAAACTTTAGCAAGGTTTTTGAATATATGAAAGTGAATCAAACTACAGAAAAG GGTGCTGACAGTGCGGCCCCGGTTCAGCCAGCCGACGAGTACATTCAACGGGAAGCTGGA GGAGTTGGCTTGCAACAGTTTGAAGTGCCTGATATTGGAATGGATCACCGCAACGAAAGTGGGGAAACATTAAAGGCATCTACTGAAGAACTTCTGGAAGGTGGTGATAATTCTGGAGAACAAAAAGAATCGACG GAATACATAGTTGAGTTTCCCTACGACACCGTATCTGTCAAATCGCCAGTCGTATCAGCAAACTCTGCTGACATAGCAGAGGTCCTAGCTGATATTTCTCGCACAGGCTGGTCTTCGGGTCCCACTCATGACAAGAGTGCTGTATTGCAAGAAGATCGTCATATTTTCGAGACGCCGCCCAAAGTTAGTGAGAATGTGATTCCCTTATCTCAGTTTCTTTTGCCTGACGAGCTGTTTCCAAGCCAAACCCCCGAAAGAAGAATGGTTTTGCATCCATCAGTAGCCCGGAACAGACGTCCTAGTAAATACCAAGTTTCCCCTTTCATGGAGAATTATGAGTCTGCTTCAGGAAAGTATATATAA
- the LOC132628473 gene encoding uncharacterized protein LOC132628473 — translation MNTPSRGKKEASRIQLGLESELNKTEMNLTAELERDKQLQEDLKRVKNDLDKSLRWTWSSDVITSMYKSNTGGRQVAFKEYSTYIDLLQAVAIQLDIDMQLKNIYIKYIVEGNDTPMEIHNDMSVRVYVELKKENKQLAMYPLCITTTDKSVDTCVSGESCIEGGFLQIGYIKQTNAMETVVSGDLASSSCGNAVVVFENDTNLVISDKNQKEVVVDQVYKDKDTLKAVMANYAISNRFNFRAERSNAISYTLVCVSEECDWKFRASSVGKSEMFRVREFRDKHTCPLKDKVYSQCHATSWFIGGIVKPKVANHKRKYTPNDIAEDVRNDLGMDVSYMVSWRAKEKAMKDLMGEPSDSYKKLPGYLYILDKTYPGSHIRMRKSDKNEFLYLFIALYAFIKGFDCCRPIVVVDGSHLKTAYNGTFVSASTLDGAGNILPLAYGVIDSENDRCWTWFFERFRESYSVRENMCIVSDRHESINKAVSRIYPNVPHYAYIWHLWGNVCKKYKKSHGVLSPVFYAMAKAYTQEDFDELMGKVEKADFRVAEYLELAGREKWARVYATANRGWTMTSNIAECINRHLVAARELPIFDFLEEVRKMFGRWNYNNRKNGTYTFTTLGKTFQEMLSINEYLCLRMTAEPSTEYLYTVYDAGRRFIVNLDNKTCSCRMFQIDEIPCPHAWAVIKKKNLMADDYCSEMFKPHTVVKTYDVAVDPLPDEREWKIPTYISEDVVLPPRYKRPPGRPKKKRDKPLFELLLGKKRHACSTCGQTGHNRRSCSNAPRRK, via the exons TCTTACTGCTGAGCTTGAAAGGGACAAACAGCTTCAAGAAGACTTAAAGAGGGTGAAGAATGACCTTGATAAGTCACTCCGCTGGACGTGGTCCTCAGATGTGATTACCTCTATGTACAAGAGTAACACAGGCGGTAGGCAAG TGGCGTTTAAAGAATATTCGACATATATAGATTTATTACAAGCAGTTGCAATTCAGCTGGATATAGACATGCAACTGAAAAACATATACATCAAATATATAGTTGAAGGTAACGATACGCCAATGGAAATACATAATGATATGAGTGTTAGGGTGTATGTGGAATTGAAGAAAGAGAACAAACAGTTAGCGATGTATCCTTTGTGCATAACTACAACTGATAAAAGTGTTGATACTTGTGTATCTGGTGAAAGTTGTATTGAAGGAGGATTTTTGCAAATTGGTTACATAAAACAAACAAATGCTATGGAAACAGTAGTGAGTGGAGACTTAGCTTCTTCAAGTTGTGGCAATGCCGTTGTTGTGTTCGAAAACGACACAAATCTGGTTATATCAGATAAGAACCAAAAAGAGGTTGTTGTTGATCAAGTTTACAAGGACAAAGATACACTGAAGGCTGTTATGGCGAATTATGCAATTTCCAACAGGTTCAATTTTCGTGCCGAGAGGTCAAATGCGATAAG CTATACACTAGTATGTGTGTCTGAAGAGTGTGATTGGAAATTTAGGGCATCGAGCGTTGGTAAATCAGAAATGTTCAGGGTTAGGGAGTTTCGTGACAAGCATACATGTCCGCTAAAAGATAAGGTGTATTCACAATGCCATGCGACAAGTTGGTTTATAGGTGGAATTGTAAAACCAAAAGTAGCCAACCATAAGAGGAAATACACACCTAATGATATAGCGGAGGATGTAAGAAATGATCTTGGAATGGATGTGTCCTATATGGTCTCTTGGCGGGCTAAGGAAAAAGCAATGAAGGATTTAATGGGTGAACCATCGGATTCTTACAAAAAATTACCTGGGTACCTATACATCTTGGATAAAACGTATCCAGGTTCACATATAAGAATGCGAAAATCCGACAAAAACGAGTTTCTGTATCTGTTTATAGCATTGTATGCATTCATCAAagggtttgattgttgtaggcCAATTGTTGTAGTTGACGGGAGCCACCTCAAAACAGCATACAACGGAACGTTTGTTTCAGCAAGCACGTTAGACGGTGCAG GTAATATACTTCCTTTAGCATATGGTGTAATAGATTCAGAAAATGACAGGTGTTGGACGTGGTTCTTTGAGCGATTCAGGGAATCTTATAGTGTGAGAGAGAACATGTGTATTGTTTCCGATAGGCATGAAAGCATAAACAAAGCTGTTTCTAGAATCTATCCGAATGTGCCGCATTATGCATACATATGGCATCTTTGGGGTAACGTATGTAAGAAGTATAAGAAGAGCCATGGTGTGTTGAGTCCCGTGTTTTATGCAATGGCAAAAGCGTACACGCAGGAAGATTTTGATGAGCTTATGGGCAAAGTTGAGAAGGCAGATTTTCGGGTGGCAGAGTATTTGGAATTGGCTGGAAGAGAGAAGTGGGCTAGAGTGTATGCAACTGCTAACCGAGGGTGGACAATGACTTCAAACATAGCAGAGTGTATTAATCGTCACCTTGTAGCAGCAAGAGAGCTTCCTATATTTGATTTTCtagaagaagtgaggaagatgtttggaagatggaattatAATAACCGGAAAAATGGTACATACACGTTCACAACACTCGGTAAAACGTTTCAGGAGATGTTGTCAATAAATGAGTATCTATGTTTACGTATGACT GCCGAACCATCAACCGAATACTTGTACACGGTATATGATGCAGGAAGGCGTTTCATCGTTAACTTGGACAACAAAACGTGCAGTTGTCGGATGTTTCAAATAGACGAAATTCCATGCCCACATGCATGGGCTGTCATTAAGAAGAAAAATCTAATGGCTGATGATTACTGTTCCGAAATGTTCAAACCGCACACCGTGGTGAAGACGTATGATGTCGCCGTGGATCCTCTCCCTGACGAGCGGGAATGGAAGATTCCAACATACATATCAGAGGATGTTGTTTTGCCACCAAGATACAAGAGACCTCCTGGTAGGCCGAAGAAAAAGCGTGATAAGCCGTTATTTGAATTGCTTCTTGGAAAAAAGAGACATGCTTGCAGTACTTGTGGACAGACTGGACACAATAGACGATCTTGTAGTAATGCtcctagaagaaaataa